The Janthinobacterium lividum genome has a window encoding:
- a CDS encoding CsgG/HfaB family protein: MNKNKPGALLIAALIGAALAGCASESSQALAVPTVASAARPYVGPRTLIAVGKFDNRSNFMRGIFSDGVDRLGSQSKTILIAHLQTSNRFNVLDRDNMAELKQEAEFKKQGQNIKGADFVVTGDVTEFGRKEVGDKQLFGIMGRGKTQVAYAKVTLNVVNIATSEVVYSAGGAGEYSLSNREVLGFGGTASYDATLNGKVLDLAMREAVERLVAGVEAGALRKQ, encoded by the coding sequence ATGAACAAGAATAAACCCGGCGCGTTGTTGATTGCAGCGCTGATTGGCGCGGCGTTGGCTGGTTGCGCTTCCGAATCGTCGCAAGCCCTGGCTGTCCCCACGGTCGCCAGTGCAGCCCGTCCCTACGTTGGTCCACGCACCCTGATCGCTGTCGGCAAGTTCGACAACCGCTCGAACTTCATGCGTGGCATCTTTTCCGATGGCGTCGACCGCCTGGGCAGCCAGTCGAAAACAATCCTGATTGCGCACCTGCAGACGTCCAACCGTTTCAACGTGCTCGACCGCGACAACATGGCGGAGCTCAAGCAAGAAGCCGAGTTCAAGAAGCAGGGCCAGAATATCAAGGGCGCCGATTTCGTCGTCACGGGCGACGTGACCGAATTCGGCCGCAAGGAAGTGGGCGATAAGCAATTGTTCGGCATCATGGGCCGCGGCAAGACGCAAGTGGCATATGCCAAGGTCACCTTGAACGTCGTCAATATCGCCACCTCGGAAGTCGTGTACTCGGCGGGCGGCGCGGGCGAATACAGCCTGTCGAACCGTGAAGTGCTGGGCTTTGGCGGCACCGCCAGCTATGACGCCACCCTCAACGGCAAAGTCCTGGACCTGGCCATGCGCGAAGCGGTCGAGCGCCTGGTGGCTGGCGTCGAAGCGGGCGCACTGCGCAAACAATAA
- a CDS encoding YbfB/YjiJ family MFS transporter — protein sequence MPTHDHSPAHPLATALALSLGAAVALGLSRFSYGLLLPPMRADLGWSYLLAGAMNTFNALGYFLGALATPALMRRLGVWRLLIIGSVLASIFMLMSGLVSDTTTLFLQRVCAGVASAFMFIAGGVLAARLGSMHSQRAGFYIGLYYGGTGFGIALSALLVPAALTSAQEHGAAHAWQWPWLALGIACLLATAIMALPAKAIGEAPRALDTPRPFAWRDFLPSLAGYFMFGVGYIGYMTFVIALLKQQGMSATLITMFYTLLGLAVVASSRIWARMLDRYRGGESLAILSGVLGVVTILPALTSFVPVVFLSGLVFGAVFLSVVASTTALVRHNLPQQSWTAGISAYTTVFALGQIVGPIVVGWIADGPSGLERGLIASAIALFIGAALASRQKALTAGA from the coding sequence ATGCCGACACACGATCACTCCCCGGCCCATCCGCTGGCCACGGCGCTGGCGCTCTCGCTGGGTGCCGCCGTCGCCCTCGGCCTGTCGCGCTTTTCCTACGGCTTGCTGCTGCCGCCCATGCGCGCCGACCTGGGCTGGTCCTACCTGCTGGCCGGGGCCATGAACACGTTCAATGCGCTCGGCTATTTTCTCGGCGCCCTGGCCACGCCCGCCCTGATGCGCCGCCTGGGCGTGTGGCGCTTGCTGATCATCGGTTCCGTGCTGGCCAGCATCTTCATGCTGATGTCGGGCTTGGTCAGCGACACGACCACCCTGTTCCTGCAGCGCGTGTGCGCGGGCGTGGCCAGCGCCTTCATGTTCATCGCCGGCGGCGTGCTGGCGGCGCGGCTCGGTTCCATGCACAGCCAGCGCGCCGGCTTCTACATCGGACTGTATTACGGCGGCACGGGTTTCGGCATTGCATTGTCGGCCCTGCTGGTGCCGGCCGCGCTGACGTCTGCCCAGGAACACGGCGCCGCGCATGCCTGGCAGTGGCCATGGCTGGCACTCGGCATCGCCTGTCTGCTCGCTACCGCCATCATGGCCTTGCCGGCGAAAGCGATCGGCGAAGCGCCGCGCGCCCTCGACACGCCCCGGCCTTTTGCCTGGCGCGATTTCTTGCCCAGCCTGGCCGGTTACTTCATGTTCGGCGTCGGCTACATCGGCTACATGACCTTCGTCATCGCCTTGCTCAAGCAGCAAGGCATGAGCGCCACCTTGATCACCATGTTCTACACTTTATTGGGCCTGGCGGTGGTGGCGTCGTCGCGTATCTGGGCGCGCATGCTGGACCGCTACAGGGGCGGCGAATCGCTGGCGATATTAAGTGGGGTGCTGGGCGTGGTGACCATCCTGCCCGCGCTGACGAGCTTTGTCCCCGTCGTATTCCTCTCCGGACTGGTCTTCGGCGCCGTATTCCTGTCGGTAGTGGCGTCGACCACGGCCCTGGTGCGGCATAACCTGCCGCAGCAATCCTGGACGGCCGGCATCAGCGCCTACACGACGGTATTCGCGCTGGGCCAGATCGTCGGCCCCATCGTGGTCGGCTGGATCGCCGACGGACCCTCCGGCCTGGAACGGGGTTTGATCGCCTCGGCCATCGCCCTCTTCATCGGCGCGGCGCTGGCTTCGCGGCAAAAGGCGCTGACGGCGGGCGCGTAA
- a CDS encoding cupin domain-containing protein: MSAMLEKKSLDKPDEVRPFKDGAGRMAVFTLGEQTMGRGEFEPGWRWSLHVKPIAGTDSCQAAHTGMVLEGRMVVRMNDGAEMEYGPGDVFYMPPGHDAWVVGNQRCVLFDVTGVAKYAKPQ; the protein is encoded by the coding sequence ATGAGTGCGATGTTAGAAAAGAAATCCTTGGATAAGCCGGACGAAGTCCGCCCATTCAAGGATGGAGCAGGCCGGATGGCTGTCTTTACGCTTGGCGAACAGACCATGGGGCGCGGCGAATTTGAGCCTGGCTGGCGCTGGAGTCTGCACGTAAAACCGATTGCAGGAACCGATTCGTGCCAGGCAGCTCATACCGGCATGGTCCTTGAGGGACGGATGGTGGTAAGGATGAATGATGGCGCCGAAATGGAATATGGCCCGGGTGACGTCTTCTATATGCCACCGGGACACGACGCCTGGGTGGTTGGAAACCAGCGTTGTGTCCTGTTCGATGTCACCGGCGTCGCAAAGTATGCCAAACCGCAATAA
- a CDS encoding DUF4291 domain-containing protein produces the protein MATAIPHRQIRASYDEATIRVYQAYSDVIAEAALANGTFTSPPFKMERMTWIKPSFLWMMYRAGWGFKDVGQKRILAIDISRSGFEWALEHGCLSHADASISKDEWTVRKETSPVRIQWDPERDLLLRPQLHRAIQIGLGKEAVELYVQKWITRIEDVTPLAHAIHALLIQEKFEEARHLLPQEKPYSSAFHQS, from the coding sequence ATGGCAACAGCAATCCCTCATCGTCAGATCAGGGCTTCCTACGACGAAGCAACCATACGCGTCTATCAAGCCTATTCCGATGTGATCGCGGAGGCGGCCCTGGCGAATGGCACATTCACCTCGCCGCCATTTAAGATGGAACGCATGACCTGGATTAAGCCATCTTTCTTATGGATGATGTATCGCGCTGGATGGGGATTCAAAGATGTCGGGCAGAAACGTATTCTGGCGATCGATATCAGCAGATCAGGATTTGAATGGGCACTGGAGCACGGCTGCCTGAGCCACGCAGATGCGTCCATCAGCAAGGATGAATGGACAGTGAGAAAAGAAACATCACCCGTGCGTATTCAATGGGATCCGGAACGGGATCTGCTGTTGCGGCCACAACTACACAGAGCCATTCAGATTGGGCTCGGCAAAGAAGCCGTTGAACTTTATGTACAGAAATGGATTACAAGGATAGAGGACGTGACGCCACTGGCCCACGCCATTCATGCATTGCTTATTCAAGAGAAATTTGAGGAAGCCAGGCACCTGCTCCCGCAAGAGAAACCGTACTCGTCAGCATTCCATCAGTCCTGA
- a CDS encoding ankyrin repeat domain-containing protein, with protein MNTDARKIPPTMDAETLEFIQGLFALVREGDTQQLGAMIAQGVPVNFRNAKGDSLIMLASYHGHLETSRLLLAAGADANVPNDQGQTPLAGVAYKGYLDIAELLLRHGARVDGASPDGKTPLMMAAMFNRLAILDLLLQHGARIDAVDSRGMTAVKLAKSMNAQETLARLISLGQTA; from the coding sequence ATGAACACTGATGCACGAAAAATCCCGCCAACGATGGATGCCGAGACCTTGGAATTCATCCAGGGCCTGTTCGCCCTGGTACGCGAAGGCGACACGCAGCAACTGGGCGCCATGATCGCCCAGGGCGTACCGGTCAACTTCCGCAACGCAAAAGGCGACAGCCTGATCATGCTGGCCAGCTACCATGGCCACCTGGAAACGTCACGTCTGCTGCTCGCAGCGGGCGCCGACGCCAACGTCCCGAACGACCAGGGCCAGACGCCGCTGGCCGGCGTAGCCTACAAGGGTTACCTGGACATCGCCGAATTGCTGCTCCGGCACGGCGCCAGAGTGGACGGCGCCAGCCCGGATGGCAAGACACCGTTGATGATGGCCGCCATGTTCAACCGCCTGGCCATCCTTGACTTGCTGCTACAACACGGCGCCCGCATCGATGCCGTGGACAGCCGCGGCATGACTGCCGTCAAGCTGGCCAAGAGCATGAATGCGCAGGAGACGCTAGCCCGACTGATCAGCCTTGGACAGACGGCATAG
- a CDS encoding aspartyl/asparaginyl beta-hydroxylase domain-containing protein — translation MFIEAIEFPFLARLQNEWLVIRDELVALRGTCWKEWPERDIYDGDWKVFGLYVFGEKNLEFCDLCPRTTEIIEEIPGMVTAGFSSMAANTHITPHRGYTNDVLRCHLGLVTPENCALRVSNQIRTWTPGSCFVFDDTQEHEAWNRSNATRIVLLLDFKRDESTDIIFPEEVFAYGLT, via the coding sequence ATGTTTATAGAGGCTATCGAATTTCCATTTCTTGCTCGTTTACAAAATGAATGGTTGGTGATCAGGGATGAACTTGTTGCATTAAGGGGAACTTGTTGGAAGGAGTGGCCTGAGAGGGATATTTATGACGGCGACTGGAAAGTATTTGGCCTGTATGTTTTTGGCGAGAAGAATCTGGAATTTTGTGATCTGTGTCCGCGTACAACCGAAATTATCGAGGAAATTCCTGGTATGGTGACTGCGGGTTTTTCATCAATGGCGGCTAATACTCATATAACGCCACATCGTGGCTATACGAACGATGTATTGCGCTGCCACTTGGGGTTGGTTACTCCAGAAAATTGTGCTTTGCGCGTTTCGAACCAGATCCGCACCTGGACACCTGGTTCCTGTTTTGTCTTTGATGACACTCAGGAACATGAAGCATGGAATCGGAGCAATGCTACGCGAATAGTGCTTTTGCTTGATTTTAAACGTGATGAAAGCACCGATATCATTTTCCCAGAGGAAGTATTCGCATATGGCCTGACTTAA
- a CDS encoding transposase has protein sequence MTRPLRLEFAGALYHVTSRGDRRGTIYRDDTDRIAWQGVLALVCERYHFVVHSFCQMSNHYHLLVETVEANLSQGMRQLNGVYTQHFNRRHNLVGHVLQGRYKAILVQKENYLLELARYIVLNPVRAYMVTSPDEWHWSSHHYFLDDAAPPCWLACDWLLSQFGDTRDEAIANYSRFVAAGMREASPLARTCHQILLGDDAFISAHQQSQRSDALKDTPRLQRRAVTLSLEQFRARYSDRDEAMARAYLSTAFTMSHIAAAFHVSSRTVGRAVSAFSKAQLAADRDDQG, from the coding sequence ATGACGCGACCACTACGCCTTGAGTTCGCCGGTGCTCTCTACCATGTTACTTCGCGCGGAGACCGGCGCGGCACAATTTACCGGGATGATACTGACCGCATTGCCTGGCAAGGAGTGTTGGCGCTGGTGTGTGAACGGTATCATTTTGTCGTACACAGTTTTTGCCAGATGAGCAATCATTATCATCTACTCGTTGAAACGGTCGAGGCGAATCTATCGCAAGGCATGCGCCAACTGAATGGCGTATATACCCAGCATTTCAATCGGCGCCACAATCTTGTTGGACACGTATTGCAAGGTCGCTACAAAGCTATTCTGGTGCAGAAAGAAAACTATCTGTTGGAATTGGCCCGCTACATCGTCTTGAATCCAGTCCGAGCGTACATGGTGACATCCCCCGACGAGTGGCACTGGAGTAGTCATCACTACTTTTTAGACGACGCAGCGCCTCCATGTTGGTTAGCATGCGACTGGCTTCTAAGCCAGTTCGGCGACACGCGCGACGAGGCAATCGCCAACTACTCTCGGTTTGTCGCGGCTGGGATGAGAGAAGCGAGTCCGCTCGCTCGCACCTGCCACCAGATTCTTCTAGGCGATGACGCCTTCATTTCAGCACATCAGCAATCACAGCGTTCTGATGCACTCAAAGATACGCCAAGGTTGCAGCGCCGCGCTGTCACACTGTCATTAGAGCAGTTTCGGGCGCGCTATAGCGACAGAGACGAGGCGATGGCACGCGCTTATCTGTCAACCGCCTTTACCATGTCTCACATCGCCGCAGCTTTTCACGTTTCGAGCAGGACAGTCGGTCGAGCCGTATCGGCATTTAGTAAAGCGCAACTTGCTGCAGATCGAGACGACCAAGGCTGA